The sequence GATTTCTCGGAGCCACTTCTTTTCAATAAATACAACGGCCTGGCGTCGAACCTGCTCAACGTCAACATCAGCTACTCGCTGACCATCGTGGGCGGCCAGTTTGTCATGGACAATGATGCGAACAGCCCTGCGTCCGTCACCGCGAACTTCGGAGCGACGCTTGACGCCACCTCCACCGATGTCCAGCTGCGCGACAACACCTTCAATCTCATCGTTGACGATGTCGCCGCCCTGAACACCGGAACATTCAACCTGGCTCCAAACCAAGGAGACGGACTCAACGATTACGATCCGACCGGCCCGGACGGTGCGATCCTTGTTGGCACGACCCAGACGAAGACCGGAAACGGCGATGTGGCCGCTATGTTCCTCGGCGGTTACGTCGGGACGAACCAGTTCACCGTCAATGCGATCGCCAAGCAGGTCGCCAGCCTGACCTCGAACAGCGGTGTCGAGACGGCGACGACCCCGGTCAGTGCCAGGGGCTTCGTCACCGTGACATACACGGTCGTGCCGGAGCCCAGCTCGTCCGCACTCGCCGGCCTCGCGGCACTCGGCCTGGCTTTCCGCCGCCGCCGCGCATGACGGTAAGGTAATGAATCACCCCCCATGAAGGCCCGTGGCTCCCTGGAGCTGCGGGCTTTTTCATTTTCAGGAAAGTCCGCCGGGGCTTGCGGCGTATACATTCCACCGCCACCCCCGGAATCTAACACCCGCAAAGACCTTGGCCTGCATACTCAGAATCACCGCCCTCATGCTCGCCGCAGCCAGTGCGCGCGGCGATGATTCCTACCGCGATCTGATCGAGCCGCTGCTTGTCAGCTATTGCTTCGATTGCCATGGAGACGGCTCCCGCGAGGGCGACTTCCGCATGGATGCCTTCAAGGATCTGGGAACCCATCTCGCCGATACCAAGCACTGGATCCCGGTCTGGCGGAACCTCCGTTCCCAGATCATGCCGCCCTCCGATGAGGCGCAGCCCTCCGCCGAAGAGAAGAAACAACTCCTCTCATGGATCGAGTCCAGCGTATTCAAGCTCGATCCGGAAAACCCCGATCCCGGCCGCGTCACGATACGCCGCCTGAACCGCAACGAATACCGCTACGCGATCCTAGACCTCCTCGGCGTCGAGTTCGACACCACGGAGGCGTTTCCGCCGGACGACACCGGGTATGGCTTCGACAACATCGGCGATGTCCTTTCCGTTTCCCCGCTGCTCATGGAGAAATATCTCACCGTTGCCGAGGAAATCATGAACCTTGCCCTTCCCGACGATGCCTCCGCGCAGGTGCCGCGCACCGATTTCCTGGCCAGCGATTTCAAGCACCCTTCCATCCCGCCGACATGGGCGCCGTTCTCCGATGCCGCGGAATTCACCCTCCGGGTGCCCGTGGAGTGGCCGGGGAAATACCAGATCACGCTCCAGTATTCGATCCAGGGCGCCACCGAGGCGACCACTCAGGAGGCCATCCTGGAAATCACGGCAAACGGCAAGCCGCTGGAAAAAGCCACCCTAGGATGGGACCAGCGCCGCAGCATAGATCTCGGCGCGGAGGCGAAATTCGACAAGGGCACCCGCGAGATCAAGGTTTCCCTAAAACCCGCACAAGCCCCAGCCGAAGGCGAGGAAGCACTCTACCTCTCCATCCAGCGCCTCATCCTGCAGGGGCCGCTCGACGGATCGCGCAAGGAATACTCCAAAGGCCACCGCATGATCTTCGTCGATGGCCCGCCAGCTGAGAAAGACCCCGCGGCGAAGAACGCCTACGCGCGCAAGATCATGCGCTCGTTCGTCTCACGGGCTTTCCGCCGCCCCATCGTGGAAAGCGACATCGACCGTCTGGTGACCATCGTCAACGAGATCGACAAGCTCCCCGGAAAAACCTTCCAGGACGGCATCAAGCAGGCGATCGCCACCTGCCTCGCCTCCCCCCGTTTCCTCTTCCGCGCCGAGATCCAGCCGGAGCCGAACAACCCGGCAAAGGTCGTCCCGCTCGACGAATACGCCCTCGCCTCGCGCCTCTCGTTTTTTCTCTGGTCCTCCGTCCCCGATGACGAACTGCTTTCCCTCGCCTACAACAAGAAACTCCGGCAGAACCTCCGCCAACAGGTCGGGCGCATGCTCAAGGACCCCCGCTCAGAGAGGCTTACGGAAAACTTTGTCGGCCAGTGGCTGCAGGCGCGGGATGTGACCACGGTCGCCGTTTCCGCACCCACCATCCTGGGCGTGGAAAACAACTTCGAGGCGGCGAAGGCATTCGATCCCCGCCTCCGCGATGACATGCGCAAGGAAACCTACGCGCTCTTCGATTTCATCCTCCGCAACGATCGTCCGGTCGAGGAACTCATTTCCGCACGTTACTCCTTCCTCAATGAGCGGCTCGCGAAATTCTACGGAATCAAGGGCGTGAAGGGCGAGGAATTCAAACCCATCGACCTGACGGAGCACCCGGAGCGCGGCGGCCTGCTGACCCAGGGCACCTTCCTCATCGTCACCTCGAACCCCACCCGCACCTCTCCGGTCAAGCGCGGCCTCTTCGTCCTCGACAACCTGCTCGGCACACCGCCGCCACCGCCGCCACCGGACGTCCCGGAGCTGGAGGATGCCAAGGATGCCGGGAAAAACGGCAAACCCACAATGCGCGAGATGATGGAGATCCACCGCGAAGATCCCGATTGCCGCGGCTGCCATGCCCGCATGGATCCCATCGGGCTGGGGCTGGAAAACTTCGATGCCCTCGGGCGCTTCCGGAAAATGGAGAATGGCAAGCCCATCGACACCGCCGGGGAACTCATCACCGGAGAGGAATTCGCGAATGTCGCCACCCTCAAGGAAATCCTAGCCGACAGGCGCAGGCAGGATCTTTACCGCACCGTTTCGGAGAAACTCCTCACCTACGCCATCGGCCGCGGCGTGGAGTACTATGACTCCACAACCATCACCCTGCTCGTCGATCATTTGGAAAAGCACGATGGCAAGCTCGTTGAACTCATCCACGCCATCACCACCTCCGCACCCTTCCAGATGCGCAGGGGCGATGAGTGATCGGAAGTTTTCACAGGGCTTGCTTGACCGTCGTGCAGGTTGGGGGCTAGAACCGCCCGGTTTTTCGCCAGCCGCCTATGAACATCCACGAATACCAAGCCAAGGAGCTCTTCGACCGTTTCCAAGTCCCCAGCCCGAAAGGGAAAGTCGCATCCAGCCCGGAGGAAGCCGCCGACGCTGCGAAGGAATTCGCCGGGGCGAAGCTGGTCATCAAGGCGCAGGTGCATGCCGGCGGGCGCGGAAAAGGCCATTTCAAGAACGGCTTCCAGGGCGGGGTTCACCTCATCGAAAGCCCGGAGCAGGCGGCGGAGTACGCCGGGAAAATGCTCAACGAGACCCTTGTCACGGTCCAGACGGGCGAGGCGGGTCGGGTTGTGCGGAAAGTGATGATCGCCGAGGCGGTGGACATCACCCATGAGTATTACCTCGCCATCCTGATGGACCGCGCCAGCAACGGCCCGGTCATCGTGGCTTCCACGGAAGGCGGCATGAGCATCGAGGATGTCGCCCACGACACCCCTGAGAAGATTTTCCGCCAGGCGGTCCACCCGCTGCTCGGCCTCCAGGCATACGAGATCCGCAAGATTTCCGCCGAGCTCGGCCTCGAGGGAGACATCGCCAAGCAGTTCGGAAAGCTCCTCAGGAATCTCTACAAGCTCTTCATCGACTGCGATTGCTCGATGCTCGAGATCAATCCTCTCGTCACCACCCCCGACGGCCGGGTGCTGGCGCTCGACGCGAAGTTCGGTTTCGACGACAACGCGCTCTACCGCCATCCGGACATCGTCGCGATGCGCGACAAGGAAGAGGAGGATCCGCGTGAGGTCGCCGCTTCCGAATACGACCTCAACTACATCGGCCTCGACGGCAACATCGCCTGCCTCGTCAACGGAGCCGGACTTGCGATGGCCACCATGGACATCATCAAGCACTACGGCGGCGAGCCGGCCAACTTCCTCGACGTAGGCGGCGGCGCCAGCAAGGAGCAGGTCACCGCAGCGTTCAAGATCATCCTCGGTGATCCGAACGTCAAAGGCATCCTGATCAACATCTTCGGCGGCATCATGGACTGCAATGTCATTGCCGAGGGCGTGATCGCCGCAGCCAAGGAAACCGGCCTTCCCATCCCCCTCGTCGTCCGCCTTGAGGGCAACAACGTCGAGGCAGGCAAGGCCACCCTCGCCGCCTCCGGCCTCGATATCGTAGCCGCCTCCACCATGGCGGACGGAGCGGAGAAGATCGTCAAGGCGGTCGGCTGATCCCTGAAAACCCAAAACTGAAAACTAGCAAACTTTTCCCATGGCCATCCTCATCGACGAAAACACCAAAGTCCTCGTGCAGGGCATCACCGGCAGCTTCGGAGCCCGCCACGCGCAACTTTCCCTCGACTACGGCACCAAGCTTGTCGCTGGTGTCACCCCCGGAAAGGGCGGACAAAAGTTCTCAAGCATCGTGCCGATCTTCGACACCGTCTCCCAGGCGGTGAACGAAACCGGTGCAACCGCCTCCGCCATTTTCGTCCCGCCCCCGTTCGCCGCAGACGCGATCCTTGAAGCGATGGACGCCGGAGTGGAGCTCATCGTCTGCATCACCGAGGGCATTCCGGTCATGGACATGATGAAGGTCAAGGAAGCCCTCAAAGGCTCGAAATCCCGCCTCGTCGGCCCCAATTGCCCGGGTCTCGTAACCCCCGGCCGCGGCGAGAAAAGCCACGGCGGCTGCCGCATCGGCATCGCTCCTGGATACATCCACAAGCGCGGCAATGTCGGTGTCGTCTCCCGCTCCGGAACGCTCACCTACGAGGCGGTTTTCCAGCTCACGCAAATGGGCTACGGCCAGAGTACTTGCGTCGGCATCGGCGGTGACCCGATCAACGGCACCAACCATCTCGACGTGCTGAAAATGTTCAACGAGGATCCCGAAACCGAAGCCATCATCATGATCGGCGAGATCGGCGGCAATGCCGAGGCCGAAGCCGCCCGCTGGGCGAAGGACAACTGCAAGAAGCCGATCGCCGGTTTCATCGCAGGCGCCACCGCACCTCCCGGCCGCCGCATGGGCCACGCCGGAGCCATCGTCGGAGGCGAGGAAGACACCGCCGAAGCAAAGAAGAAGATCCTCGCCGAGTGCGGCATCACCGTCGCGGAAACGCCAAGCGACATGGCCACCGCCCTGATGCAAGCCTGGGGCAAGTGATCTGGCGCCGCAGGCTCTGGACTGCTGGGATCCTTCATTCCCAGCTCTCTGGAGGCGGTGGGATCAGCGGAGACCCCAAGAACAACCGAAGCGCACCCAAAAAGCTGGGGATAAGAACCCCAGCAGTCCAAAGCATCGGGTTACCGATGCGGTCTATGTCTTGAAATCCCTCGTCTGGAACGCGAGCCAGCCGATGGTGAAGAGCGATGCATTGAGCCCGATCAGGAACGCGTAGCTTTCCACGATCTTCGGCCATGAGATGTGCTGCTCCATCAGGAACACCCATGCACTCATCCGCCAGGTGACGAAGTAGCTTTCGTAGGGTTTGAAGAAAGGGAAACCCTGCAGGATCATGTCCACGAACAGGATGGTCAGAGTGATGATCGTCGCGGCGGCGGGTTTGATCCGGAAACAGGAGAACATGAACGCGATCGAGGAAAGCGTGATCATGCTGATGCCGATGCCGCCCGCCGAAAGCGCGAGCCTGCCCGCCCCCTCCCACCAGTCCGGATACGCGGCGAAGACTTTCATCTTCGGCTCCATCACGAACAGCCCGCCTTCCCAGCCCACCGCCGCCACCGCCATCGCGTAGCCGCTGACGCCGACGAAGAACACGAAGCTGAACGTGTAGAGGCAGACGGCCGTGTATTTCACCAGCAGCAGCCGCAGCCGCGTGATGGGCCGGGCGAAGACCATGCGCAGGTTCCCGTCCTCGTTCTCCTTCGCCACGATGTCCCCCGCCACCAGCGCGAAATAGATCGAGCCGAGCAGGAACATGCTCAGCAGCATGATCGTGAACGTGATCGTCAGCGAGCTGTAGTAGGTGCCGAACTCCAGCCCGTTCCGCTCCACCAGGTTGCGCATGTGCCGCTGGCTCGCATCCAGCTTGTAGACGAAAAGGATCACCGCCTCCATCACCACGAACGCGCCGTAGCCCATCCACGTCCGCGGCCGGGCGAAAAGCTTGCGGAGCTCGCCCCTGAGTTGTTGGAGAAATGTCATCCGCCCCTTTCATAAGCCGGAATCGCCGCCGCGCCACAGATTTTCATCGGAAGAATCAGGCAGGGACGGCAATCCTTGCCGTCCATATCAAGCGGAGCTTTGCACGGCAGGCAAGCGGGTGAATGGATCCGGCCGCCATATATGGACTTTTAGGGATAAAAGTCCCTGCCTGAAAAAGAGAACGCCCCGTCCCGCGTGGCAGGATGGGGCGTTTGGGAAAACCGGGATCCGGAAATTACCTGCGGCGGCGGAGCAGGAGAAGAGCGCCGAGACCGCCCAAGACTGCTGCGGAGGGCTCAGGGACGACGGGTGTTACATCGGCGTAGGTCGCACCGACGCGGATTTCATCGTAGCGATTCCCCGCAGTTAGGTTCTGTATGCCGAGTGTGTCGAACTTGCTTTGATCGACAATGCCTGTGGCGGTAGAGGCAACGGCACCCAAAGCAAGGCCAGTGCCTGGAAGATATAGGGTGACGGTGTCGTTATCGAGCGCAGTGGCTCCCCATTGGGCGTGACCTACAATGAAATAAGTGCCTGCAGCTTGGGTTGCTTGGGTGCCCACAACCGTGTTAGCGGGCGTGCCGTTTAGATTGCTGCCAATCGCTAAGTTGTCTTCCCATAGGGCGGCATGGAACAACTCAGTGCTTCCGAGTGCGAAACCAATCCCCTGAGTGGTATCTTCCCCTACTCCGGGAGCATCCAAAGCGCCATTCGACGGACCAATCCCATTGTTGGTCAGAGCCATATAAGTTCGATTGTTGATACTGGTCACCTCAAGAATGAGGCTGAACCACAGGTCACCGCCATTCACCAGAAGACCGCTGAAAGCTGTGCTTGCTGTGATGCCTATTTCGGCTTTTGACCATCCGGAGCCAGCATTCGAGGAATCGCCGGCAGTCGCCAAACCGCCATAAGTCATACCTGTGTTCTTGGTATAGCCACCCCCGGCAGTCCAGTTCCCAGAGAGACCTGTCCCGCCGGGGTTTCCTGTCAGAGAGGTATCGGCATCAGGGAAAGTGAAAGATTCATAAATCACCGCACCCTGGAGGACGGACGGCGCGAGGCCGGTGAGGAGGATTGAAGCGGCTAGAGCCTTTCGGGATGCATTTCTTTTCATAGTAACAGTTTGTTGGGGTCTCGTGATCCGAGGGTATTTCGGGAAACGCCCCGAACGGTGTCCATTAGCGCCCGGGATTCGTTCGGATGCAAAACACTTTCGCCTCGCCAACCACAACACATTCCGACAGGTTCGGTGCATGGGGAATTTGCGAATACTCTCCGCCTCCCAGCAGGTGGCGGAGCACTTGCGCTCGGAACTCCTGTCCGGGAGGTGGACGGGAGCCATGCCGGGCGAGGATAAGCTGATCGCGCAGTTGGGAGCTGGGCGCGCCACGGTGAAGGCGGCCTTGCGCCAGTTGGAAGATGAAGGCCTGTTGATCCCGCAAGGGGCTGGGCGGAGGCGCAGGGTTGTGCTCCCAAAAGTCGTGACGCCAGCTCCCTCGCTGCGGGTGGCCCTACTAAACTACGAGCCGCTTGATGATATCCCCGGATACACAACCGAGCTCATGCATCTTTTGGTGGAGGCGGGCCACAGCGCGTATTTCTCCGGGAAGTCGCTATCGGAACTCAGGATGGACTTGGGGCGCATCGTCCGGCATATGGAGGAAACGGACGCAGATGCCTGGGTTGTTACCTCCGGTTCTCGTGAGCTGCTGGAGTGGCTAGCAAGCGGAAAAACCCCGGCCTTTGCGATGTTCGGACGGCGGGGCGACCTCCCAATGGCGGCAGCCGGCCCCGACAAGCCTCCGGCCTACGTCGCGGTCACGCGGCGGCTGATCGAGCTCGGGCACAGGCGGATCGTGCTAATCGCACGCAAGGAACGGCGTTTTCCGAAGCCGGGGGCGAGCGAGCGCGCTTTTCTCGCCACCCTCAAGGCCAACGGGATCCCGACCGGCACTTACAACCTGCCGGATTGGGAAGAGAACCCGGAGGGATTCCATGAACTTCTGCGGCAGCTCTTCGAACGCACGCCCCCCACCGCACTCTTCATCGACCAAGCGCCGTTCTTTTTCGCCGTGCGGCAGTTCCTGTTGAGCCGGAGCCTGCGGGTGCCGGAGGATGTCTCACTGGTTTGTGCAGACGCCGACCCTTATTTCCACTGGAACAAGCCGAGCATTTCCCACATCCGCTGGGACTCGCGCCCGGTGGTGCGGCGCATCGTGCGCTGGGCGGACAACGTGGCGCGGGGCAAGGCGGATATCCGCCAGAGCCGGACTAGGGCGGAGTTCGTCGAGGGCGGAACGATCGGGCCGGCGAGGAGATGAAAAAACGCCCCGTCCCGCGTGGCAGGATGGGGCGTTTGGGAAATCAGGTTTCCGGAAACTTACCTGCGGCGGCGGAGCAGGAGAAGTGTGCCGAGTCCTCCGAGGAAGGCTGCGGAAGGCTCGGGGATCGGGGACACGTCGGCGTAACTGGCACCGACGCGAATCTCATCGTAGCGGACGTAGTTGGCCCCATTTATAAAACCTAAGAGGTCAAGGCCGCTCTGATCAGCGATTACGCCGCTGGAGATTGAGACGGGAGCGCCGAGTACGAGGTCCGTTCCCGGCATGTAGAGAGAGACAGTATCATTGTCAGTCGAGGTTGCTCCCCATTGAACACGACCTACGAGAAAGTAGGTATTAGACATACTACCAGACAAACCTGTGTTTAGCGTCGTTGTTACATTGTTGTCTGGCGCAAAGTTAAAGTTGCTTCCGACGTTGCCGTTCAAATCATCAGACCAAACGTTGGCATAGAAGGTTTCATTTGCAGCGAGACCAAAGCCGATCCCGACACCGCCCGTGTTGAGATCTCCGTTGGCTGCAGCAAGGCCGATGTCTGTAAGTGCGAAAATGGACCGGTTGTTGTCAGAATTAAACTCCATGATCATGCTGAACCACAGCTCAGCGCTGTTGGCGAGAAGGGCGCTGTATGCTGCACTGGAGGTGGCTCCAATCTGTGCACTTTGCCAGCCACCGTTGACGCGTGAGGAATCACCCGAAGTTTCCAGACTGCCATAGGTCATCGGCGTGCTCTCTATCCAGCCGCCACCAGCAGTCCAATTCCCGGAGAGTCCCGTTCCGCCGGGATTTCCTGTGAGGGAAGTATCCGCATCAGGGAATGTGAAGGATTCATAGATCACCGCCGCTCCCTGTAGGGCGGGCGGCGCGAGGCCGGTGAGAAGGATGGCTGCGGCTAGTGCCGTTCTGGATGCGATTGTTTTCATATCAGATATGCGGTTGGGGGTCGGCCTGATCGAAGGGCTTTCCCGCCTGGCTGCCAATGATCTTCCCTCTTGCCAACCACAACCATTTCCTAGAGGTTCATCCCATGGCCAATTTGCGGATTTTCACGGCCTCCCAGCAAGTGGCGGAGCATCTGCGCTCGGAGATCATTTCCGCGACGTGGGCGGGGGCCATGCCGGGCGAGGACAGCCTGATCGCGCGGCTTGGGGTTGGGCGCGCCACCGTGCAGGCCGCCGTGCGCCAGCTTGAGGGGGAGGGGCTGCTGGTTCCCCAAGGCGCGGGAAAGCGCCGGCTCATCGTCCCGCCGGAAAACCAGGCCCCGCCGGCCATGCGGATCGCGATCCTGCTCTACGATCCGGACGAGAGGAAGGTCGACTACCTGCAGGAACTCAAGCAACTGCTCGGCGAGGCCGGGCACACCGCCTTTTTCGCCCCGAAAACCCTGGTCGAGCTGGGGATGAAGGTGGAAAGGGTGGGAAACCTGGTCAAGGCAACCGGAGCGGATGCATGGGTGGTGGTGGCCGGCTCGCAGCCCGTCTTGGAATGGTTTGCTGCCCAACCCCTTCCGGTGTTCGGGCTTCACGGGCGGATCGTGCACGTGCCGATCGCCAGCACGGGCGTGAAGAGAATACCCGTCCTGAAAACGGTGGTGCGCCGCCTGGTCTCGCTCGGCCACCGGCGGATCGTGATGATCGCGCGCGAGGAGCGCCGCAAGCCCATGCCCGGTTTCGTGGAGCAGGCTTTCCTGGATGAACTCGTGGCGCAGGGCGTGCCCACCGGCCCCTACAACCTTCCGGATTGGGAGGATACGCCGGCGGGATACGGGCGTTTGCTCGATTCGCTTTTCCTCCACACCCCGCCCACCGCCCTCCTGATGGATGGCACCCCGATCACCGTCGCGACCCTGCAACATTTGGCGGAGCGCGGCATCGTTGTGCCCCGGGACGTTTCCCTGATCTGCGGGGATCCCGATCCCGCTTATGCCTTCTGTGATCCGGTCATTTCCCACTTCAGCTACGACAGCCGCCCCATGATACGCCGCATCGTCCGCTGGGCGGAAAATATCGCCCACGGAAAGGACGACCGGCGAAAAAGTGCGACCCTGGCGAAATTCGTCGAAGGCGGGACGATAGGCCCGGCGAAGGGGTGAATGGGGAGAAGGATGCCTCCGGCTCCTTTGCAGAGGACCGGGTAATGGGTTCGCGTGGGTTGTGGAGAGGAGCCGGAGGCGTCCTTCTCCATATTGGTATCAGTTCGGGCTCCCCTGGCCGTTGAGGATTTCCATATAGACATCCTCCAGCGAGCGGCGGACGCGGGCGAAGGAGCGGACGCGGACACCGGATTTGACGAGATTTTCGACTGCGACCGCCGGATCGACATGGGCGGGCAGGGAAATCCTTTCGCCGTCGAGAAACGCCCCGCCAAGGGCTTCGATCACCGGCAGCGCGTGCTGCGGCGGATCGAGTGTGACCTGATAGATCGGGATGTCGTCCGTGAAATTTTTCACCGAACCCTCGAAGACGCGCTTGCCCTCGCGGAGGATGGCGACGCGGTCGCACATGAGCTCGACCTCGGCGAGGAGGTGGGAGTTGAAGAGGACGGTCATGCCGCGCTCCTCGCGGAGGCTGAGGATGAAGTCGCGGAACCACTTGATGCCCTCGGGGTCGAGGCCGTCGGTGGGCTCGTCTAACAGAAGCAATTCAGGCTCCGGCAGCAAAGCCTGTGCGAGGGCGAGGCGCTGGCGCATGCCGTGGCTGTAGGTGCGGACTTTGGAGGTGATGCGTTTCGTGAGGCCGACGCGCTCCACGACCTCCCGCGCCGCCTTTTGATCGAAGCCGCCGGAGTAGCCCATCAGGATGCGGAGGTTTTCCCAGCCGCTCATGTAGTCGTAGAAAGCGGGCGCCTCGAAGATCGCGCCGACCTTCGCCAGCGCCTTGCTGCGGTTCCGCTGGACGGAGACGCCGTCGATGAAAACCTCGCCGCCGTCCGGCGCGACCATGCCGAGGATGATCCCGAGCGAGGTGCTTTTGCCCGCGCCGTTGTGGCCTAAGAGCCCGTAGATCTCGCCCTTTTCCAGGCGGAACGACACGTCTTTCAACGCCGGCTTGCCTCCGAATTTCTTGATGAGCCCGCGCGCTTCCAGCATATCAGTTGTTCCCGCTTCCCGTCACGAAACGGGCTTTGTTAGAGCTGCTTGAATCGGCGTAGAGAAAATTCGTCCCGCCGGGGTGCCAGCTTTCCTTGTCGCTGACGAGTGGCACGGAATGCGGCCTGCCCTCGATGCCGAAAAACGAAACCTCGCTGATGAGCAGGCCGTTCTGTGTCACGTTCCAGTTGTAGCTGGATCCGGATTTTTCGAACTCCTCCTTGTCCGCCGGGCAGCGGAAAACATCCGGGCTGCCTACGTAATCGAGCAGCACGGTTTCCAGCGCCGGCTCCGGGGAGTCCTTGCTTGCGCGCCCCAGCGCAAGAATGGGCAGGCGGTTTTGGTTGTCCGCAAGGTAGCCCTGAAGGCCGATGCCGATTTGCCTGAGATTCCCCAGGCAGGAGGCTTCGCGGCTTTTTCCCATCATGGAAATGGTCAGCGGATAGGCGATCCCGCCGATCACCGCGATGATTGCGATGACGATGAGCATCTCCACGAGGCTGAAGCCAGGGACGGGCGGCATTCCGATACCCGGCCGAACCGGCCATTCCCCAACGCGCCGGGCAGAAGAATGCAGCCCCTCCATGGAAGATTCTGTCATCGCGGCTCTCCGAAATCGTTGCCCCTCAGACCCTGCATCACCTCGTTCATCGCCTGCATGAGCGGCGCGAGGTCGAGCTTCGTGTCGGCGCTGGCCTTGTCGAAATAGGCGCGCATGCCCTCCTGGCTGATTTTTGCGAGCAGATCGCCGTCCATTTCCTCCG comes from Akkermansiaceae bacterium and encodes:
- a CDS encoding DUF1592 domain-containing protein; translation: MLAAASARGDDSYRDLIEPLLVSYCFDCHGDGSREGDFRMDAFKDLGTHLADTKHWIPVWRNLRSQIMPPSDEAQPSAEEKKQLLSWIESSVFKLDPENPDPGRVTIRRLNRNEYRYAILDLLGVEFDTTEAFPPDDTGYGFDNIGDVLSVSPLLMEKYLTVAEEIMNLALPDDASAQVPRTDFLASDFKHPSIPPTWAPFSDAAEFTLRVPVEWPGKYQITLQYSIQGATEATTQEAILEITANGKPLEKATLGWDQRRSIDLGAEAKFDKGTREIKVSLKPAQAPAEGEEALYLSIQRLILQGPLDGSRKEYSKGHRMIFVDGPPAEKDPAAKNAYARKIMRSFVSRAFRRPIVESDIDRLVTIVNEIDKLPGKTFQDGIKQAIATCLASPRFLFRAEIQPEPNNPAKVVPLDEYALASRLSFFLWSSVPDDELLSLAYNKKLRQNLRQQVGRMLKDPRSERLTENFVGQWLQARDVTTVAVSAPTILGVENNFEAAKAFDPRLRDDMRKETYALFDFILRNDRPVEELISARYSFLNERLAKFYGIKGVKGEEFKPIDLTEHPERGGLLTQGTFLIVTSNPTRTSPVKRGLFVLDNLLGTPPPPPPPDVPELEDAKDAGKNGKPTMREMMEIHREDPDCRGCHARMDPIGLGLENFDALGRFRKMENGKPIDTAGELITGEEFANVATLKEILADRRRQDLYRTVSEKLLTYAIGRGVEYYDSTTITLLVDHLEKHDGKLVELIHAITTSAPFQMRRGDE
- a CDS encoding ABC transporter permease — translated: MTFLQQLRGELRKLFARPRTWMGYGAFVVMEAVILFVYKLDASQRHMRNLVERNGLEFGTYYSSLTITFTIMLLSMFLLGSIYFALVAGDIVAKENEDGNLRMVFARPITRLRLLLVKYTAVCLYTFSFVFFVGVSGYAMAVAAVGWEGGLFVMEPKMKVFAAYPDWWEGAGRLALSAGGIGISMITLSSIAFMFSCFRIKPAAATIITLTILFVDMILQGFPFFKPYESYFVTWRMSAWVFLMEQHISWPKIVESYAFLIGLNASLFTIGWLAFQTRDFKT
- the sucC gene encoding ADP-forming succinate--CoA ligase subunit beta → MNIHEYQAKELFDRFQVPSPKGKVASSPEEAADAAKEFAGAKLVIKAQVHAGGRGKGHFKNGFQGGVHLIESPEQAAEYAGKMLNETLVTVQTGEAGRVVRKVMIAEAVDITHEYYLAILMDRASNGPVIVASTEGGMSIEDVAHDTPEKIFRQAVHPLLGLQAYEIRKISAELGLEGDIAKQFGKLLRNLYKLFIDCDCSMLEINPLVTTPDGRVLALDAKFGFDDNALYRHPDIVAMRDKEEEDPREVAASEYDLNYIGLDGNIACLVNGAGLAMATMDIIKHYGGEPANFLDVGGGASKEQVTAAFKIILGDPNVKGILINIFGGIMDCNVIAEGVIAAAKETGLPIPLVVRLEGNNVEAGKATLAASGLDIVAASTMADGAEKIVKAVG
- a CDS encoding substrate-binding domain-containing protein, whose product is MGNLRILSASQQVAEHLRSELLSGRWTGAMPGEDKLIAQLGAGRATVKAALRQLEDEGLLIPQGAGRRRRVVLPKVVTPAPSLRVALLNYEPLDDIPGYTTELMHLLVEAGHSAYFSGKSLSELRMDLGRIVRHMEETDADAWVVTSGSRELLEWLASGKTPAFAMFGRRGDLPMAAAGPDKPPAYVAVTRRLIELGHRRIVLIARKERRFPKPGASERAFLATLKANGIPTGTYNLPDWEENPEGFHELLRQLFERTPPTALFIDQAPFFFAVRQFLLSRSLRVPEDVSLVCADADPYFHWNKPSISHIRWDSRPVVRRIVRWADNVARGKADIRQSRTRAEFVEGGTIGPARR
- a CDS encoding choice-of-anchor E domain-containing protein, which codes for MKHLAIITAAVAASAGFASAQSTIVQTKSFSGVPDFSEPLLFNKYNGLASNLLNVNISYSLTIVGGQFVMDNDANSPASVTANFGATLDATSTDVQLRDNTFNLIVDDVAALNTGTFNLAPNQGDGLNDYDPTGPDGAILVGTTQTKTGNGDVAAMFLGGYVGTNQFTVNAIAKQVASLTSNSGVETATTPVSARGFVTVTYTVVPEPSSSALAGLAALGLAFRRRRA
- the sucD gene encoding succinate--CoA ligase subunit alpha, translated to MAILIDENTKVLVQGITGSFGARHAQLSLDYGTKLVAGVTPGKGGQKFSSIVPIFDTVSQAVNETGATASAIFVPPPFAADAILEAMDAGVELIVCITEGIPVMDMMKVKEALKGSKSRLVGPNCPGLVTPGRGEKSHGGCRIGIAPGYIHKRGNVGVVSRSGTLTYEAVFQLTQMGYGQSTCVGIGGDPINGTNHLDVLKMFNEDPETEAIIMIGEIGGNAEAEAARWAKDNCKKPIAGFIAGATAPPGRRMGHAGAIVGGEEDTAEAKKKILAECGITVAETPSDMATALMQAWGK
- a CDS encoding ABC transporter ATP-binding protein, giving the protein MLEARGLIKKFGGKPALKDVSFRLEKGEIYGLLGHNGAGKSTSLGIILGMVAPDGGEVFIDGVSVQRNRSKALAKVGAIFEAPAFYDYMSGWENLRILMGYSGGFDQKAAREVVERVGLTKRITSKVRTYSHGMRQRLALAQALLPEPELLLLDEPTDGLDPEGIKWFRDFILSLREERGMTVLFNSHLLAEVELMCDRVAILREGKRVFEGSVKNFTDDIPIYQVTLDPPQHALPVIEALGGAFLDGERISLPAHVDPAVAVENLVKSGVRVRSFARVRRSLEDVYMEILNGQGSPN
- a CDS encoding substrate-binding domain-containing protein, with protein sequence MANLRIFTASQQVAEHLRSEIISATWAGAMPGEDSLIARLGVGRATVQAAVRQLEGEGLLVPQGAGKRRLIVPPENQAPPAMRIAILLYDPDERKVDYLQELKQLLGEAGHTAFFAPKTLVELGMKVERVGNLVKATGADAWVVVAGSQPVLEWFAAQPLPVFGLHGRIVHVPIASTGVKRIPVLKTVVRRLVSLGHRRIVMIAREERRKPMPGFVEQAFLDELVAQGVPTGPYNLPDWEDTPAGYGRLLDSLFLHTPPTALLMDGTPITVATLQHLAERGIVVPRDVSLICGDPDPAYAFCDPVISHFSYDSRPMIRRIVRWAENIAHGKDDRRKSATLAKFVEGGTIGPAKG